From the genome of Ignavibacteriales bacterium, one region includes:
- a CDS encoding deoxynucleoside kinase: MASNEDIKFIAVEGVIGAGKTALAKKLKARLESKLILEQFEANPFLENFYNDRKRFAFQTQMFFLINRFKQQEELNQEDLFTNFIVCDYIFDKDKIFAYLNLSAEELKLYENLFPLLSRNLRKPDLVIYLQSSLDRLMFNIKKRSRSIERNLTRSYIEELSNAYNHFFFRYNSTPLLIVNSTDIDFVNNDEDFDELFRQIFREDRGVFEYFKPESKSLS; this comes from the coding sequence TTGGCATCGAATGAAGATATAAAGTTTATTGCAGTTGAAGGAGTAATTGGTGCTGGTAAAACTGCTCTTGCTAAAAAATTAAAAGCAAGATTAGAATCAAAATTGATTCTTGAGCAATTTGAGGCAAATCCATTTTTAGAAAATTTTTATAACGATAGAAAAAGATTTGCATTCCAAACTCAAATGTTTTTTCTGATTAACCGATTTAAGCAGCAGGAAGAACTAAATCAGGAAGATCTATTTACCAATTTTATTGTTTGTGACTACATCTTTGATAAAGATAAAATATTTGCATATTTAAATCTTTCCGCAGAGGAACTCAAGTTGTATGAAAATCTTTTTCCACTGCTATCTAGAAATTTAAGAAAGCCGGATTTAGTAATATATCTTCAATCCAGCCTTGATAGACTTATGTTTAATATTAAAAAACGCAGCAGATCAATAGAACGAAATCTTACTAGAAGTTATATTGAAGAATTAAGTAATGCCTATAATCATTTTTTCTTTAGATATAATTCTACTCCTCTTCTGATAGTTAATTCTACCGATATTGATTTTGTTAATAACGATGAAGACTTTGATGAATTATTCAGACAGATATTTAGAGAAGATCGTGGTGTATTTGAATACTTTAAACCTGAGAGTAAAAGTTTAAGTTAG
- the lepA gene encoding elongation factor 4 produces the protein MNNLRNFCIIAHIDHGKSTIADCLLETTGVVSAREAKDQILDDLELERERGITIKSHAIQMHYRAKDKQEYVLNLIDTPGHVDFTYEVSRSLAACEGAILVVDAAQGVEAQTISNLYLATDAGLEIIPVINKIDLPSAEIDKVSHQIIDLIGCNKEDIILVSAKSKIGIVELLETVIERIPPPKGDPNAALQALIFDSVFDAYRGAIAYVRIFQGTLKTNEKIKFFKVHKESEAEEIGTLGLKKIKSNELSAGDVGYLIAGFKDVRDTKVGDTITHVRNGAIEPLPGYKDVKPMVYSGLYPTDSDDFEDLRDALEKFCLNDSALIYQPETSAALGFGFRCGFLGLLHMEIVQERLLREHGQSIITTLPNVEYVVYTKKGEKIIVDNPAEMPHVGNIDRVEEPYMKAQIVTPSEYVGNIMKIAMDKRGTYINTTYLDPTRADLQFEFPLAEIIFDFYDKLKSSTRGYASFDYEYIGYRESDLVKLDILLNSEPVDALSMIVHRSKSFEWGRKVSSKLKDLIPRQMFEINIQAAIGTKVISKSVVKALRKNVLAKCYGGDISRKRKLLEKQKEGKKRMKQVGNVEIPQEAFLAVLQIDE, from the coding sequence ATGAATAACCTTCGAAATTTTTGCATTATTGCGCACATTGATCACGGTAAATCAACTATTGCCGATTGTTTACTTGAAACTACCGGCGTTGTATCTGCTCGAGAAGCTAAAGATCAAATTTTAGATGATCTTGAGCTGGAACGTGAACGCGGCATAACTATAAAATCCCACGCAATTCAAATGCACTATCGTGCAAAAGATAAACAGGAATATGTTTTAAATTTAATTGATACTCCTGGTCACGTTGATTTTACTTACGAAGTTTCACGATCACTTGCAGCCTGCGAAGGAGCAATTTTAGTTGTTGATGCTGCCCAAGGAGTTGAAGCTCAAACAATTAGCAATCTATATCTTGCCACTGATGCGGGATTAGAAATAATTCCGGTTATTAATAAAATTGATTTGCCAAGCGCTGAGATTGATAAAGTATCACACCAGATAATAGATTTAATTGGCTGCAACAAGGAAGATATAATTTTAGTCAGTGCAAAATCTAAAATCGGTATTGTTGAGTTGCTGGAAACTGTGATAGAAAGAATTCCACCTCCAAAGGGTGATCCAAATGCAGCCTTACAGGCTTTGATATTTGATTCGGTGTTTGATGCTTACCGCGGAGCGATTGCTTACGTTAGAATATTTCAAGGTACTTTAAAGACGAATGAAAAAATAAAATTCTTTAAGGTTCATAAAGAATCTGAAGCTGAAGAAATTGGAACTTTAGGATTAAAAAAAATTAAATCAAATGAACTATCTGCTGGTGATGTTGGATACTTGATTGCAGGTTTTAAAGATGTTCGCGATACTAAGGTAGGTGATACAATAACGCACGTTAGAAATGGTGCTATCGAACCGCTACCTGGTTACAAAGATGTAAAACCAATGGTTTACAGCGGGTTATATCCAACTGATTCTGATGATTTTGAAGATTTAAGAGACGCATTAGAGAAATTTTGCTTGAATGATTCTGCATTGATTTATCAACCTGAAACTTCTGCTGCTCTTGGTTTTGGATTTAGATGCGGATTTCTTGGTCTGCTTCATATGGAAATTGTTCAGGAAAGACTTTTGAGGGAACATGGTCAATCAATTATCACCACACTTCCAAACGTGGAATACGTAGTTTATACTAAAAAAGGTGAGAAGATTATTGTAGATAATCCAGCTGAAATGCCGCATGTTGGTAATATTGATCGAGTTGAAGAACCCTATATGAAGGCTCAAATTGTTACGCCGAGTGAATACGTTGGTAACATTATGAAAATTGCGATGGATAAACGAGGTACGTACATAAACACAACTTATTTAGATCCAACTCGTGCTGATCTTCAATTTGAATTTCCGCTTGCGGAAATAATTTTTGATTTTTACGATAAATTAAAATCATCAACTCGCGGCTATGCCTCCTTTGATTATGAATATATTGGCTATCGCGAATCTGATTTAGTCAAGCTGGATATACTATTAAATAGTGAGCCTGTGGATGCATTATCAATGATTGTACACAGAAGTAAATCTTTTGAGTGGGGAAGAAAAGTAAGTTCAAAACTTAAGGATTTAATTCCTCGACAGATGTTTGAAATAAATATTCAAGCGGCTATCGGTACAAAAGTAATTTCAAAATCGGTGGTAAAGGCATTAAGAAAAAATGTCCTTGCAAAATGTTACGGTGGCGATATTTCCCGAAAGAGAAAACTTTTGGAAAAGCAAAAAGAAGGTAAAAAACGTATGAAACAAGTTGGTAACGTTGAGATTCCTCAGGAAGCATTTTTAGCGGTATTACAAATAGATGAATAA
- a CDS encoding EamA family transporter: MRSTPLKIILVYVLLCLIWGSTWLAIKASLESLTPFISLGSRFTFASLFIVILMKLRGISLQKDKESIRLYLLMGFMSFIIPFGLVYWAEQFVPSGLASVLFAVYPFFVALFSFYRMPAETIGKLKIFGMSLGFFGIIVIFSDSFTADFSNLFLGMIAVVLSGIIQAWIAVTLKKSGKHLNPLSMNFIPMLIAGFSGLLFGFLTEDLSKIKIDDTAIISVLYLAFFGSVVTFTSFYWLMKKINVVLLSLIAFITPIVALLLGWIFYKEVLTTEHIIGSILVLIGLLFANLQPFISKKQLKYKTNN, translated from the coding sequence ATGAGATCAACACCACTTAAAATAATATTAGTTTATGTTTTGCTCTGCTTGATTTGGGGATCAACGTGGCTTGCGATAAAAGCAAGTTTGGAATCATTGACTCCATTTATCTCACTTGGTTCACGATTTACGTTTGCTTCGCTTTTCATTGTAATTTTAATGAAATTACGTGGAATCTCATTGCAGAAGGATAAAGAATCAATACGTCTTTATTTGTTGATGGGATTTATGTCATTTATAATTCCATTTGGTCTAGTTTATTGGGCAGAGCAATTTGTACCGTCAGGTTTAGCTTCTGTATTGTTTGCAGTTTATCCATTTTTTGTTGCTTTATTTTCTTTTTATCGGATGCCAGCAGAGACGATTGGTAAACTAAAAATATTTGGAATGAGTTTAGGATTTTTTGGAATCATTGTGATTTTTTCGGATTCATTTACGGCTGATTTTTCAAATCTGTTTCTGGGAATGATTGCTGTTGTGTTGAGCGGAATAATACAAGCTTGGATTGCTGTTACGCTAAAAAAATCCGGAAAGCATTTAAACCCACTTTCTATGAATTTTATTCCAATGCTGATTGCTGGATTTTCCGGTTTGCTTTTCGGGTTTTTAACTGAAGATTTATCAAAAATAAAAATTGATGATACAGCAATAATTTCTGTTCTTTATCTTGCATTCTTCGGTAGTGTAGTTACCTTTACTTCTTTTTACTGGTTGATGAAAAAAATAAATGTTGTTCTGCTTTCACTGATTGCTTTTATTACGCCCATTGTTGCACTTTTACTTGGTTGGATATTTTACAAAGAAGTTTTAACAACCGAGCACATAATTGGCAGCATTTTAGTTTTGATTGGATTATTATTTGCAAATCTTCAACCATTCATCTCCAAAAAACAGTTAAAATATAAGACAAACAATTAA
- the lepB gene encoding signal peptidase I: MKRLLKILVLVLILALVLKTFIIDAFKIPTGSMKNTLLVGDFLLVNKAAYAIATPHQVPFTGNRLARTELISTGKPKFNEVIAFEIPANYYDPADSDYSVLIKRIIGLPGDTIEIKDQILYINHKIYRNPSYIKLNLEENPIENVNKNLFPYNNKWSLENYGPIIIPKKGMEVDLDPKSILLWQNAINTDYGKKVVSVEGTVININNQPTREYVFAKDYYFVLGDNRKNSIDSRYFGYIPEEWIIGKAFMIYWSQMPVQSSGISDYFGSIRFSRLMQSID; encoded by the coding sequence ATGAAACGTTTATTAAAGATTCTTGTTTTAGTTTTAATTCTTGCGTTAGTTTTAAAAACATTTATAATAGATGCTTTTAAAATTCCAACCGGTTCTATGAAAAACACTTTATTGGTGGGTGATTTTTTACTAGTTAATAAAGCTGCCTACGCAATAGCTACACCACATCAGGTTCCTTTCACCGGTAATCGTTTGGCGAGAACAGAATTAATTTCCACTGGAAAACCAAAGTTTAATGAAGTCATAGCATTTGAAATTCCAGCTAATTATTATGATCCGGCTGATAGTGATTACTCTGTTTTGATTAAAAGGATTATTGGTTTGCCCGGCGACACAATAGAAATTAAAGACCAGATATTATACATCAATCATAAAATCTACCGCAATCCATCTTACATAAAATTAAATCTTGAAGAAAATCCAATAGAAAATGTTAACAAAAATCTTTTTCCTTATAACAATAAGTGGTCACTTGAAAACTACGGCCCGATTATTATTCCTAAAAAAGGAATGGAAGTAGACCTTGATCCCAAAAGCATATTACTATGGCAGAATGCTATCAATACAGATTATGGAAAAAAAGTTGTTAGTGTTGAAGGGACGGTTATTAATATTAATAATCAGCCAACCCGGGAATATGTATTTGCAAAAGATTATTATTTTGTATTAGGCGATAACCGAAAGAACAGCATAGACAGCCGCTATTTTGGATACATTCCAGAGGAATGGATAATTGGAAAAGCATTTATGATTTATTGGTCTCAAATGCCTGTTCAATCATCAGGTATATCTGATTATTTTGGTTCTATTAGATTTAGTCGATTGATGCAATCGATAGATTAA
- a CDS encoding MarR family transcriptional regulator, whose translation MELNHNAEMLANLTFSLLANCQEKEIRLAEVHSLTQAEFRCLRLFGSDESINNKAIAERMNLSPSRLTRIIDGLVQKEYILREIDPNDRRNMRVSLSRKGQLLVQQLNKAYIEIHKEILEDIEIEQHQPLITAMTHLLTALEKWIAKT comes from the coding sequence ATGGAATTAAATCACAATGCTGAAATGTTGGCAAACTTAACTTTTAGTTTGTTAGCAAACTGCCAGGAAAAAGAAATTCGTTTGGCAGAAGTGCATAGCTTAACTCAAGCAGAGTTCAGATGCTTAAGATTATTTGGTTCCGATGAGAGCATAAATAATAAAGCAATTGCTGAGAGAATGAATCTTAGTCCTAGCAGATTAACCAGAATCATTGATGGACTAGTTCAAAAAGAATATATCTTAAGAGAAATTGATCCTAATGACAGAAGAAACATGCGTGTTTCGTTATCTCGTAAAGGCCAGCTTCTTGTTCAGCAACTAAACAAAGCTTACATAGAAATTCACAAAGAAATTCTTGAGGATATTGAAATTGAGCAACATCAACCGTTAATTACTGCGATGACGCATTTGTTAACTGCTTTAGAAAAGTGGATTGCTAAAACTTAA
- a CDS encoding glycosyltransferase family 9 protein, which translates to MAGNSFQSKLLYSILQKIFAIKENTDKNLGEVKRILVIRQHNQLGDMLAGISLFRALKEKYPNSHVTLLSSIQNYQGVVKSKFIDELIVFDKSKLFNPINFIAFLKKIRKQFDVAIVPVTVSISFTSNLVARLSNSKIRIGPNSLDGRPNNSAFFFDRRVSIDWRKFPDSNVSEHILEIVKPFGIDTNNLNPEIYFDNSDLKEARHFVYDIVKDSESLIIGIHVGAGKPANRWSLKNYLELIDKLNKEYSCTFYLTGSDADKDELEFINLNTNSKLYMFVNKQIPLVAALISISDLFITNDTGIMHVAGSTSTPQISLFGPTNPFNWAPCGKNKIFLRKSDLIDDVEVEDVFNVCKVILKK; encoded by the coding sequence ATGGCTGGTAATTCATTCCAATCTAAGCTTCTGTACTCAATCCTACAAAAAATATTTGCAATAAAAGAAAATACTGACAAAAACCTTGGTGAAGTAAAAAGAATTCTAGTAATACGACAGCATAATCAGCTTGGCGATATGCTAGCAGGAATTTCTTTGTTTAGAGCACTAAAAGAAAAATATCCAAACTCGCATGTTACTCTCTTATCAAGTATCCAAAATTACCAGGGTGTTGTTAAAAGCAAATTTATTGATGAGTTGATCGTGTTTGATAAATCAAAACTTTTTAATCCAATTAATTTTATAGCTTTTCTAAAAAAAATTAGAAAACAATTTGATGTTGCGATTGTACCTGTAACGGTATCAATTTCTTTTACAAGTAATTTAGTTGCTCGCCTATCAAATAGTAAAATTAGAATCGGACCAAATTCGCTTGATGGAAGACCAAATAACAGTGCTTTCTTTTTTGATAGAAGAGTTAGTATAGATTGGCGAAAATTTCCTGATTCAAATGTTTCTGAACATATATTGGAAATTGTAAAACCATTTGGAATCGATACTAACAATTTAAATCCTGAAATTTATTTTGATAATTCTGATTTAAAAGAAGCTAGGCACTTTGTGTATGATATTGTAAAAGATTCTGAATCATTAATAATAGGCATACATGTGGGCGCAGGTAAGCCGGCTAACAGATGGTCACTTAAAAATTATTTAGAACTAATTGATAAGTTAAACAAAGAATACAGTTGTACATTTTATCTTACCGGATCTGATGCAGATAAAGATGAACTGGAATTTATTAACTTAAATACAAATAGTAAACTATATATGTTTGTTAATAAACAAATTCCTCTAGTTGCGGCTTTAATTTCAATATCAGATTTGTTTATAACTAATGATACAGGAATTATGCACGTTGCGGGTTCTACATCAACTCCGCAAATATCTTTGTTTGGACCAACCAATCCATTTAATTGGGCACCTTGCGGTAAAAATAAAATATTTCTGCGTAAATCAGATTTGATAGATGATGTTGAAGTAGAAGATGTATTTAATGTCTGTAAAGTTATCTTGAAAAAATAA
- a CDS encoding S8 family peptidase, with product MKYILILIIILSTQVFTQQKYFIYFNDKGADNPKSLNKNSVAYSQALQDLSPKAVERRIKNMGEDIITYDDLPINKNYIDDIEIYGVHIIRKLNWFNSVSAYLTSGQIESLKSLPFVKSIEPVKKIYFQNEVFNNPVQQLYKTLDTNYSYGSSLKQMQLSDVPSVHSKNINGKNVLIGILDSGFDWQRHNSLKDRNVIAEYDFIFDDSVTANQSSDITGQDSHGTYVFSILAGFVDSILIGPAFNSSFILAKTEDIRSETHIEEDNYAAALIWMESFGVDITTSSLGYNTFDLGYSYSYNDMNGKTTIVTKAVELAFERGVSTFASAGNEGNVPWKYIIAPADGFNVISVGAVDEFGSLAIFSSRGPTSDGRIKPEVVAHGVDTYGAVSGTNNGYKFARGTSAAAPIASGIGALLLSTHPHLKNTQMRNIILETSSNSINPNNNIGYGIISAKNAIEFPNLEFRNNGFIIHKIILENNIDTNSVSVVFKIADDLYQPYQMTKSGDYNFTYSLPIRNIGDHVEFNFIYTDSLNISHIFPQSGNFKFNYGSNIISLNLDVQSSLTNSEVSDFYPNPFMPAANKTTKIDFVSPGKEIYKVILIDGSGQQVKAVSDITVPGINSFNWNGYSDRGYLCASGVYYALIQVGSQHFGKKLILLK from the coding sequence ATGAAGTACATACTAATACTTATTATAATATTATCAACTCAAGTTTTTACACAGCAGAAATACTTTATTTATTTTAACGATAAAGGAGCGGACAATCCCAAATCATTAAATAAAAATAGTGTTGCATATAGTCAAGCTTTACAGGATCTTTCACCCAAAGCTGTTGAACGAAGAATAAAAAATATGGGTGAAGATATTATTACCTACGACGATCTTCCAATAAACAAAAATTATATTGATGATATTGAAATTTATGGTGTTCACATAATTCGAAAACTTAATTGGTTTAATTCTGTTTCCGCATATTTAACATCCGGACAAATTGAATCTTTAAAATCACTCCCATTTGTAAAATCAATCGAACCAGTAAAAAAAATCTATTTTCAGAATGAAGTTTTTAATAATCCTGTACAGCAGTTATATAAAACATTAGATACAAATTATAGTTATGGTTCATCACTCAAACAGATGCAATTATCTGATGTCCCAAGCGTTCATTCAAAAAATATAAATGGTAAAAATGTTTTAATTGGAATTCTAGATTCCGGATTTGATTGGCAAAGGCATAATTCTTTAAAAGATAGAAATGTAATTGCAGAATATGATTTTATTTTTGATGATTCAGTTACCGCAAATCAATCCAGTGATATTACCGGTCAAGATAGTCATGGCACTTATGTGTTTTCAATTCTTGCTGGATTTGTAGATAGTATTTTAATTGGTCCAGCATTTAATTCATCGTTCATACTTGCAAAGACTGAAGATATACGGAGCGAAACCCACATTGAAGAAGATAATTATGCAGCAGCTTTAATTTGGATGGAATCCTTTGGTGTTGATATTACAACTAGCTCACTTGGATATAATACATTTGACTTAGGATATTCATATTCATACAATGATATGAATGGCAAAACTACCATTGTAACTAAAGCAGTTGAGTTAGCATTTGAACGAGGCGTTTCTACATTTGCTTCTGCAGGTAATGAAGGAAATGTTCCCTGGAAATACATTATTGCACCTGCTGATGGTTTCAACGTCATATCTGTCGGAGCAGTTGATGAATTTGGTAGTTTGGCGATTTTTAGCAGTCGTGGTCCAACATCCGATGGGAGGATAAAACCGGAAGTTGTTGCACATGGTGTTGATACTTATGGCGCGGTGTCTGGTACAAATAATGGTTACAAATTTGCTCGTGGAACTTCGGCAGCTGCTCCAATTGCCAGTGGTATTGGCGCTTTACTTTTATCTACACATCCACATTTAAAGAATACACAGATGAGAAATATTATTCTTGAGACTTCTTCAAATTCAATAAATCCAAATAATAATATTGGTTACGGAATTATATCTGCAAAGAATGCAATAGAATTTCCTAATCTTGAATTCAGAAATAATGGATTTATAATCCACAAAATAATCCTGGAAAATAATATAGACACTAATTCAGTAAGCGTAGTTTTTAAAATTGCTGATGATCTTTATCAACCATACCAAATGACTAAATCAGGAGATTATAATTTTACTTATTCTCTTCCCATAAGAAATATTGGCGACCATGTTGAATTTAATTTTATCTATACGGATAGTCTGAACATTAGTCATATATTTCCCCAATCCGGAAACTTCAAATTTAATTATGGCTCTAATATTATTTCGCTAAATTTAGATGTTCAAAGTTCATTAACTAATTCTGAAGTAAGCGATTTTTATCCTAACCCATTTATGCCTGCGGCAAATAAAACTACTAAGATAGATTTTGTATCACCGGGAAAAGAAATTTATAAAGTAATCTTAATTGATGGTTCAGGACAACAGGTAAAAGCAGTATCAGATATAACAGTACCCGGTATAAATTCGTTTAATTGGAACGGTTATTCTGATCGTGGTTACCTTTGTGCAAGCGGAGTTTATTATGCTTTAATTCAGGTTGGTAGCCAACATTTTGGAAAAAAACTTATCTTGCTTAAGTAG
- the pgeF gene encoding peptidoglycan editing factor PgeF, with the protein MYILKPHIFEKYPEIIFGFSTKISSDCKAPYYFNLSYSVGDDKDTVDKNRGDFFKSLGLSVDNVGYQRQIHSDIIQVIGCGGDNGASDALITDKKNLGIAIAVADCTPIFIYDKKNKVIAAVHSGWKGTEQKILLKTLLKLHDEFKSNPENMICYIGPSISKANYEVGSEVAELFDKSFSKPNGKKFLLDVSGINYNILKNFGIPENQIQKSKLCTFEYENLLHSYRRDGNLSGRSIGVIAIKE; encoded by the coding sequence ATGTACATACTTAAACCACACATATTTGAAAAATATCCGGAAATTATTTTTGGGTTTAGCACAAAAATTTCATCCGATTGTAAAGCGCCGTACTACTTTAATCTATCTTACTCTGTCGGAGATGATAAGGATACAGTTGATAAAAACAGAGGAGATTTTTTTAAATCGTTGGGACTATCTGTTGACAATGTTGGTTATCAAAGACAAATCCATTCCGATATTATTCAGGTTATTGGATGTGGCGGCGACAATGGCGCAAGTGATGCGTTAATTACTGATAAAAAAAATCTTGGAATTGCAATCGCCGTTGCAGACTGTACTCCAATATTTATTTATGATAAAAAGAATAAAGTGATTGCAGCGGTTCATTCCGGTTGGAAGGGTACAGAACAAAAAATATTATTAAAAACTCTCCTTAAACTTCACGATGAATTCAAATCTAATCCGGAAAATATGATTTGCTACATAGGTCCATCAATCTCAAAAGCAAATTATGAAGTTGGAAGTGAAGTTGCAGAATTGTTTGATAAGTCTTTTTCAAAACCAAACGGCAAAAAGTTTTTATTAGATGTTAGCGGAATTAATTATAATATTTTAAAGAATTTTGGTATACCAGAAAATCAAATACAAAAATCAAAGCTGTGTACTTTTGAATATGAAAATTTGCTGCATTCATATCGTAGAGATGGAAATCTTTCAGGAAGATCAATTGGAGTAATTGCAATTAAAGAATGA
- a CDS encoding O-methyltransferase: MTKILYPAQKKYLDTFRKKEDKLIHEMEEYAEVHRVPILDWHSIEFIEKLISTNKPDRVLEIGTAIAYSTIRIARCLTKNSTIHTIEKSVDNIKIALENIEKSGLTKKIKLIQGDALSIMPQMNKKYDFIFLDADKEDYKKLFDLSMLFLRKEGVIVIDNLLWHGYAASTSVPEKYKNSTKHIRDFNKLFILQKNLDSMIIPIGDGLGFGIKK, from the coding sequence ATGACAAAAATATTATATCCTGCACAAAAAAAATATTTAGATACTTTTCGAAAGAAAGAAGATAAACTGATACACGAAATGGAAGAGTATGCAGAAGTGCATCGCGTACCAATTTTAGATTGGCATTCAATCGAGTTTATCGAAAAACTTATTTCAACTAATAAACCTGATAGAGTTTTAGAAATTGGTACGGCAATCGCATACTCCACTATTAGAATTGCACGATGTTTAACTAAAAATTCTACTATCCACACAATTGAAAAAAGTGTTGATAACATTAAAATTGCTTTAGAGAATATTGAAAAATCTGGTTTAACAAAAAAAATAAAATTAATTCAAGGTGATGCTCTAAGTATCATGCCGCAAATGAATAAAAAATATGATTTTATTTTTCTGGATGCCGATAAGGAAGACTATAAAAAACTATTTGATCTTTCGATGCTTTTTTTACGGAAAGAAGGAGTAATTGTAATTGACAACCTGCTATGGCACGGTTACGCCGCATCCACTAGTGTTCCTGAGAAGTATAAGAATTCAACAAAGCACATCAGAGATTTTAATAAATTATTTATCTTACAAAAAAATCTTGATTCAATGATTATTCCAATTGGTGACGGTTTAGGATTTGGTATAAAAAAATAG
- the folB gene encoding dihydroneopterin aldolase, whose product MQNIIRIKRATFYGYHGVMSEEQSVGGKFEADVDIYTNFIDAAKKDSLNQTIDYHKVYKVLYHLALEQKYYLIEAVANKIADELLINFLEIEKIAVRVRKNNPPLGGVVDCVEVEIIKERKDI is encoded by the coding sequence ATGCAAAATATTATCAGAATAAAGCGCGCAACTTTTTACGGTTATCATGGCGTTATGAGCGAAGAGCAAAGTGTTGGTGGTAAGTTTGAAGCCGATGTTGACATCTATACAAACTTTATTGATGCTGCAAAAAAGGATTCGTTGAATCAGACAATCGATTACCATAAAGTTTATAAAGTATTGTATCATCTTGCACTTGAGCAAAAGTATTATTTGATTGAAGCTGTTGCAAATAAAATTGCTGATGAACTATTAATAAATTTTCTCGAAATCGAAAAAATTGCTGTTAGAGTTAGAAAAAATAATCCACCTTTAGGTGGAGTTGTAGATTGTGTTGAAGTTGAGATTATTAAAGAAAGAAAAGATATTTAA
- a CDS encoding YigZ family protein yields the protein MLPEQIKTIKDFQAISFKEKASEFLAIVYPVDNEESALNLLREVRKKYYNATHHCYAYKLRNGEEKYSDDGEPNGTAGIRILNAIQHFNLTDVLAVVVRYFGGTKLGVGPLGKAYYNASIEVLNISEIKDQTLFQRLVIDVEFNFISHVHRIINHYSAIIADSEYSSNVKFNCWIKPADFDKINAELSNLTNGQILIKLYPDIKYF from the coding sequence ATGTTACCTGAACAAATAAAAACGATAAAAGATTTTCAAGCAATTTCCTTCAAAGAAAAAGCTTCGGAATTTTTAGCAATAGTTTATCCTGTTGATAATGAGGAATCTGCACTAAATCTTTTAAGAGAGGTCCGAAAAAAATATTATAATGCAACACATCATTGTTATGCATACAAACTTAGAAATGGCGAGGAAAAATATTCTGATGATGGGGAACCAAATGGAACTGCTGGAATCAGAATCCTAAATGCAATTCAGCATTTTAATTTAACCGATGTTTTAGCAGTTGTAGTGCGTTATTTTGGCGGAACCAAGCTTGGTGTTGGACCTTTAGGAAAAGCTTACTACAACGCATCTATTGAGGTTTTGAACATATCAGAAATTAAAGATCAAACTCTTTTTCAGAGGTTGGTGATTGATGTAGAGTTTAACTTTATAAGTCACGTTCATCGTATCATTAATCATTATTCTGCAATCATTGCCGACTCCGAATATTCCAGCAATGTAAAATTTAATTGTTGGATTAAGCCCGCTGATTTTGATAAAATAAATGCTGAATTATCAAATCTTACTAATGGGCAAATCTTGATTAAGTTATATCCGGATATAAAATATTTTTAA
- the folK gene encoding 2-amino-4-hydroxy-6-hydroxymethyldihydropteridine diphosphokinase — protein MNKQAFNIAFIGIGSNVGNKANNIKSAIRLINVIVESKVEKVSSIYKTLPLGDIEQENYFNAVVKISTKLNPHELFAELKNIEQKLGRIKREKWGPREIDLDILFYNDLIISDEIITLPHKGIIYRDFVLIPLFEIEPDKVHPVFNKKIVDFVTDLKTKNIINKITEPLTTEEKYLGIE, from the coding sequence TTGAATAAGCAAGCATTTAATATCGCATTCATAGGTATTGGATCAAATGTTGGAAACAAAGCAAACAATATTAAATCAGCAATAAGATTAATAAATGTAATAGTGGAATCTAAGGTAGAAAAGGTTTCATCAATTTATAAAACGCTTCCGTTAGGAGACATTGAACAGGAAAATTATTTTAATGCCGTAGTAAAAATATCAACTAAATTAAATCCACACGAGTTATTTGCGGAATTAAAAAACATAGAACAAAAGCTCGGAAGAATAAAACGAGAAAAATGGGGCCCACGCGAAATTGATTTGGATATTTTATTCTATAATGATTTAATTATTTCCGATGAAATTATTACTTTACCACATAAAGGTATAATTTATAGGGATTTTGTACTAATTCCCTTATTTGAAATTGAACCCGATAAAGTTCATCCTGTTTTTAATAAAAAAATAGTTGATTTTGTTACAGATCTAAAGACAAAAAATATTATTAATAAAATAACTGAACCATTAACTACGGAAGAAAAATATCTTGGCATCGAATGA